The window TTGGACACTGAAAAACGTTGCACTTGCATTCTTTTCATGTGGGCCTCTTGCAACCCATAAGAACCGTTGCCCACTCATCTCCAATCCCAAGGCCAGTTCATTCAGCTGCTCCATCGAGAGGGTCCCACCACTCCCAAAACAGACATAAAGCACCGAGCCACGTGGCTGCTCATCCAACCATCTCAAACAGTCGAGCCCATCTCCCCCACCTGCCGAACTGGACTGTACAACCGGTCCAATCGGGTAGAGTGGAGGAACTCCCGGTTCTCTCCTCAAAGCATTTACGGTTTCCGGTTCCAAGTCCACAAAACTGTTCACTAAAATACCCTTGGCCTTTTTATGACTTCTGCATACCTTAAGGAGCCACGTGTAAGCGTCGTTGGACCGGTCTAATGCCGGTTCAAAAACGTTCTCTCCATGAAACGGTACGCAACCGGGCAGTTTCACCGGTTCAGCTAGATCGCTGTACGCGCACGAGTATGTGGCGTCCAACGTTGGTAGATGGAGTGTGAAAGATAACGCCATGCACGTCGAGGTATAAAAGATGTATGTTGGGACTCCAACCTCCGCGGCAACATCCAGTGCGTCCATTCCAAATAGATCGACGATGATCGCAACGAGTCTCGTCGTCGACGCTAGGTTCTTCAAAACATTACGTATGGATTGGATGGAACGATTAAAGTTAGCACAGATTCGGGTTTCCACCTTGGCATCTTCGGGGATGTTCTCTACGGAAGGTGGAGGGTCGATGACTATGGATTTTACGGTTTTGGGAAGGGTATCCAAGATGGAGTTCTGGGTTTTAGATGTGGCCCCTATAGTGAGAGTGATGAACGTTAGGGAGAAGTTGTAGTGGTGAGCAAGGCGCTTAGCCAACTCAGCGAGTGGGATGAGGTGACCCATTCCTGGACTCGGTAGAATGGCTACATGGGGAATTTCAGAATCTTCCATGACTAAGTGTGGTGTCTTTTTTCCTCCGATTCAAAGATGGGCAGATACATCATACATATAGCGTGGGTTGTCCAGTTTCACTTAAACATTTTTTATTGCCACTAATCCCACGTCACCAACAATCTAATTGGATGGTATCATTACGTACCGTCATTGCTGACCGACATGGACCAATGATGATACAGGAAAGCAGAGATGATCGGGGACTCGATAGATAGACACGAGAAATCACCAATCAGATGGATGCCACATGCAAAGAGAAACAAAGACGAGGAACAAAGATAGATGCGCGGGGATTGTTTATGCCGATTCAGCTGACGTGGGCCGATAATAATTGAAGAATATTAATCGTACGCTGCCTATGTTTTGGACTATCCTAAAAAACAGCTTGctttttaaatgttttttttaaaagagaaaaattcatgtggggaccaccttgatgatttgatgtatatccataccgtccatccgtttttccagctcattttagtatgtggtcccaaacattaaGTAGATCAGAATATAAGGCGATCTGCATCACAAGAAACGGTTGTAATTGAGtgtcaagaagttttcaacagcagGCTTTCAATTCCTACCATTTCATatagtgtggccaacttgagaCTTAGATTTGCCTTGCTTTTTGTTACATGATCTAAAATgttatgggaaaatggatggaaagtatggatgttatacacacatcatgatgagccccgTGTAAATTTCCCAGGTCAACACTTGAACGTTGGATgtacctcgtttttggtctcatgcttgagaaatatcaggaattttgttggagggtgtggatctaacacaaaatTTATGTGGGACCCAAAAAAGTTTCCCAGGTTAAAAGTTGTATCACTAAATTTATTTAGAGGGAGAATTGGAGGTAACTTGTGagttgagtcattggaaatgacatgTACCAATGAGAAGCAATGGCACTGGAATTTCGTGTGCCTTTAACACATATGACCGGCAGTACACACTCAAATAGTTTTTGAAAAACTGACTAATATTTTAAAATACTTTTTTAAAACTCACTTATTTTAACTTTGACTAACGGCTAGCTATTATCTCCACAAGATTATTTTACGAATGCGGATCGCCAGATACTTTTTAAAACTCACTTATTTTATACTTTTCAAAACTCACTTATTTGATCTTCGACTAACAGCTAGCTCCTATctccacaaaagttttttttgttttaacGAGTGTGGATCATTCGTTGAAGACACAGGAAACTCCAAGGGCCGTCACT is drawn from Magnolia sinica isolate HGM2019 chromosome 5, MsV1, whole genome shotgun sequence and contains these coding sequences:
- the LOC131245058 gene encoding hydroquinone glucosyltransferase-like, giving the protein MEDSEIPHVAILPSPGMGHLIPLAELAKRLAHHYNFSLTFITLTIGATSKTQNSILDTLPKTVKSIVIDPPPSVENIPEDAKVETRICANFNRSIQSIRNVLKNLASTTRLVAIIVDLFGMDALDVAAEVGVPTYIFYTSTCMALSFTLHLPTLDATYSCAYSDLAEPVKLPGCVPFHGENVFEPALDRSNDAYTWLLKVCRSHKKAKGILVNSFVDLEPETVNALRREPGVPPLYPIGPVVQSSSAGGGDGLDCLRWLDEQPRGSVLYVCFGSGGTLSMEQLNELALGLEMSGQRFLWVARGPHEKNASATFFSVQSNQEPLGFLPKGFLSRTKGVGFVVPSWAPQIQVLGHGSTGGFLSHCGWNSTLESIVHGVPMIAWPLYAEQKMNAVLLVEDLKVALRPTAKVDGIVEKEEIARVVEDLMAGDEGKRLRTKMEDLKDASAKALAKDGSSKKALSEVAYEWGLM